GTTTTCCCCTTCGCCGTTGATCACCGAACGCGCTCCGGTTGAGAATTTCCTGTTTACGGGAACCCGGGTCATTGATGCCATGGTGCCTGTGGGCAAGGGGCAGCGGCAGTTGATTATGGGCGATCGCATGACGGGAAAAACCAGCATTGCAACAGACGCTATCCTCAGTCAGCGTGGTCGGGATGTGGTGTGTATTTATTGCTGCATCGGGAAGGCTCTGGTGTCCCTTGAAAAAGTGCTGACGGTGTTGTCCGAGAAAGAGGCGCTTCCCTACACGGTGATTGTGGCAGCCACCGATAGCGCCACGGCCGGGGAGCAGTATCTGGTGCCCTTTACCGCCGCCACTATTGGGGATTATCTGATGCGACAAGGGAAAGATGTGTTGGTGGTATTTGATGACCTTACCAAGCATGCCTGGGCCTATCGGCAGATTTCCCTGCTTTTGGAACGCCCCCCTGGCCGGGAGGCTTACCCGGGCGATATTTTTTATGTGCAGACCCAGTTGATGGAGCGTGCCGGGCGATTGAATGAGGCGAGTGGCGGGGGCTCAATGACGTTTCTGGGGCTGGCGGATACGCTGCAGGGCGATTTGACCGGTTATATTCCCTCCAATCTGATCTCCATTTGCGACGGATTGGTGAGTCTTAACTCAAGTATGTTCGGCGAAGGGATCAGGCCGGCCCTTGATCTCAAGCTGTCGCTGTCCATTGTGGGCGGCCGGGCCCAGCCTCTTATTTTGCGGGAGTTGAGCGGCGGGTTGCGGAGAGATTACCTGGAGTACATCGAGGTGGCCCGCTTGAGCAAACTGCAATCCAATCTATCCAAGGAGGCTGAACGGGTGATGAAGCGGGGAAGGGTGATGATGTCCCTATTCCTACAGCCTCAATATCAGCCGGCCACGTTCATTCAGGAGATATTGTTGTTGTATGGGTTGCGATTGGGCGTGTTGGAAGATATTGATCCTGTTGAATGCGTGCGGTTCCGGGATGGGATTGAGGCGTTTGCCCGGAATAACGATCCGGAACTTGAGCGCGCGATTCAGGCGGTTCCACGCCTGACCACCGAGGTTGAGAGACGGTTGGCCGCGGTGATCCGTGAATTTCTCGGGGCCAAGGGGTAGGTATGGCTGCGACCTTTTCGCTCAAGATATTGAACCCGAAACATGTCGTGTTTGAGGGACCTGTGAGCAGTGTGTTCCTGCCCGGGGACGCCGGGGAGTTCGAGTTGCTGGCCTATCATGTGCCGATTGTCAGCCTTCTGAAAGAGGGGGACATCGTTGTGGATTGGAAGAGCCGTATACCGATCAAAAAAGGTATGGTAAGGTTTATTGACGAAGAGTGTGTGATTCTGCTGGAAGAGCGGAATCCGAAGAAGGTTGTTAAAAAGGCGGACGAGTAAGCGATGCGGAATTTTGTCATTTTTCTGGTTATTTTTCTGGTTGTGCTGGGGCCCTCGGCGGTAATTGCCACGATTGGATATGCTAGCATCCGCGCGCTGGGGCGC
This region of bacterium genomic DNA includes:
- the atpA gene encoding F0F1 ATP synthase subunit alpha, producing MSSLPRMVVAPFKIKISETGVIKDIKKMIVRITGLPSCLNGQLVDFGDGNKGIIMGFDQEDVLALLLGSDAGVRLGQSVAGSSEPFTIPVGEAMVGRMVDAMGAPCDGRGEIVCETRRSVFSPSPLITERAPVENFLFTGTRVIDAMVPVGKGQRQLIMGDRMTGKTSIATDAILSQRGRDVVCIYCCIGKALVSLEKVLTVLSEKEALPYTVIVAATDSATAGEQYLVPFTAATIGDYLMRQGKDVLVVFDDLTKHAWAYRQISLLLERPPGREAYPGDIFYVQTQLMERAGRLNEASGGGSMTFLGLADTLQGDLTGYIPSNLISICDGLVSLNSSMFGEGIRPALDLKLSLSIVGGRAQPLILRELSGGLRRDYLEYIEVARLSKLQSNLSKEAERVMKRGRVMMSLFLQPQYQPATFIQEILLLYGLRLGVLEDIDPVECVRFRDGIEAFARNNDPELERAIQAVPRLTTEVERRLAAVIREFLGAKG